The Nitrospira sp. KM1 genome includes a window with the following:
- the metK gene encoding methionine adenosyltransferase encodes MRNNYLFTSESVTEGHPDKIADQISDGILDAIIGQDKFSRVACETILTTGIAFVAGEISTKAYVEIPDIIRDVIKDVGYCDASWGFDCNTCSVLTAIHQQSGDIAMGVDSGGAGDQGLMFGYATNETSELMPMPIVLAHRLTRRLAEVRKKNILPWVRPDGKSQVTVEYRNGKPVRIDTIVVSTQHSPDVTNKQIERGIMEKVIKPVMPKGLYDLTSVKHHINPTGRFVVGGPMGDTGLTGRKIIVDTYGGHGSHGGGAFSGKDPTKVDRSASYMARYIAKNIVAAGLADKCEVQLAYAIGVADPVSVLVDTKNTEKVSVDNLDKLVRKHFPMTPRGIIDHLKLRRPIFRKTAAYGHFGRNEPEFTWEKTDKAKILRKDAGL; translated from the coding sequence ATGAGAAACAATTATTTGTTCACGTCCGAGTCTGTGACCGAAGGACATCCCGATAAAATCGCCGACCAGATTTCCGACGGCATTCTGGATGCCATCATCGGTCAGGATAAATTCAGCCGAGTGGCTTGTGAAACTATCCTGACCACCGGCATCGCATTCGTAGCCGGCGAGATATCGACCAAAGCTTACGTCGAGATCCCGGACATCATCCGCGATGTCATCAAAGACGTGGGGTACTGCGACGCGTCTTGGGGCTTTGACTGCAATACCTGCTCCGTCCTGACGGCTATTCATCAACAATCCGGCGACATCGCCATGGGAGTCGATTCGGGCGGAGCCGGAGACCAGGGTCTGATGTTTGGCTATGCGACGAATGAAACGTCGGAGTTGATGCCCATGCCTATCGTCCTGGCGCATCGATTGACCCGCCGCCTGGCTGAAGTCCGAAAGAAAAACATCCTTCCGTGGGTGCGTCCGGATGGCAAGTCCCAGGTCACAGTGGAATACCGAAACGGAAAGCCGGTCCGTATCGATACCATTGTCGTCTCCACTCAGCACAGCCCGGACGTGACCAACAAGCAGATCGAACGCGGAATCATGGAAAAGGTGATCAAGCCGGTCATGCCGAAGGGACTCTACGACCTGACTAGCGTCAAGCATCATATCAATCCGACCGGACGATTCGTGGTCGGTGGTCCAATGGGTGACACAGGACTGACCGGAAGGAAGATCATTGTCGATACATACGGCGGTCATGGTAGTCATGGCGGCGGTGCCTTTTCCGGAAAGGATCCCACAAAGGTTGACCGCTCTGCTTCGTACATGGCCCGTTACATTGCCAAGAATATCGTGGCCGCCGGACTTGCCGATAAATGCGAAGTTCAGCTCGCATACGCGATCGGCGTCGCCGATCCTGTGTCCGTGTTGGTAGATACCAAGAACACCGAAAAAGTGTCCGTGGACAACCTCGACAAACTCGTGCGCAAACATTTCCCAATGACTCCGCGAGGGATCATCGATCACCTCAAGCTCCGCCGGCCCATCTTTAGAAAGACCGCGGCCTACGGTCATTTCGGCAGGAATGAACCGGAATTCACCTGGGAAAAGACGGACAAGGCGAAGATCCTGCGCAAGGACGCCGGACTGTAA
- a CDS encoding cytochrome c biogenesis protein ResB produces MNMPPETVSPQDAPRSPAPGIGWNEFSRELVDFFASIRLAMFLFLFIAMTATIGTVIQQGERPETYIQEYGENAYRWFLRLGFTDVYHTWWFTSLLGLLCVNSLTCFYKRFPAVWRSMKQDRVSVTLSFIQGMKQRAEMHVSGSKESVAKQLAQHFIEKGYRVLAKNDAGDVTVYATKGVMGRVGAHMAHLSATVIVLGGLLGSYYGFQEFGVCLEGQTYHIPRGNFDLKVDKFWIDYHENGSVKSYNSTLTVLDGGQAKLTKTITVNDPLVYKGIWFYQSSYGDAWDQIEIARVNIKEKQSDKVIKTVDLEWQKEQAVDDLKLKLAITDFVADFAFNSTEKKVYSKTVEHANPAIKLAVNERSTVEATPWIFYQFPDLFDIKDSKYQFELIGYKPKKYTGLQIAKNPGVNIVWIGSTMIVVGITLSSFIYHRRIWTKIIPDGDGVTVHIGGTTHKSLIDFQKEFRKLTEKIHTFSA; encoded by the coding sequence ATGAATATGCCGCCTGAGACGGTATCACCCCAGGACGCTCCACGGTCCCCGGCTCCTGGTATCGGCTGGAATGAGTTTTCACGTGAACTGGTGGACTTTTTCGCCTCGATCAGGCTGGCGATGTTTCTGTTCCTCTTCATTGCAATGACCGCCACCATCGGAACCGTCATACAGCAGGGGGAACGGCCTGAAACCTACATTCAGGAATACGGGGAAAATGCCTATCGGTGGTTTCTTCGACTTGGGTTTACCGACGTCTACCATACATGGTGGTTCACGAGTCTGCTCGGACTGCTGTGCGTGAACTCTCTCACCTGTTTCTATAAACGGTTCCCGGCTGTCTGGCGTTCCATGAAGCAGGACAGGGTCAGCGTGACCTTGAGCTTCATTCAGGGAATGAAACAGCGGGCAGAGATGCATGTTTCGGGTAGCAAGGAATCCGTCGCCAAGCAATTGGCCCAGCACTTTATCGAAAAAGGCTATCGCGTTCTCGCAAAAAACGATGCCGGCGATGTCACGGTGTACGCGACGAAGGGAGTGATGGGCCGGGTAGGCGCTCATATGGCCCATCTCAGCGCCACGGTCATCGTACTGGGCGGACTTCTAGGGAGTTATTACGGCTTTCAAGAGTTCGGCGTGTGTCTCGAAGGCCAGACCTACCATATCCCGCGAGGCAACTTTGACTTGAAAGTAGACAAGTTCTGGATCGATTACCATGAGAACGGGTCCGTCAAGTCATACAACAGTACGTTGACCGTCCTAGATGGTGGGCAAGCGAAGTTGACGAAGACGATTACGGTGAACGATCCGCTGGTCTATAAGGGAATCTGGTTCTACCAATCCAGTTACGGTGACGCATGGGACCAGATCGAAATCGCGCGGGTCAATATCAAGGAGAAGCAATCCGACAAGGTGATCAAGACAGTCGATCTCGAGTGGCAAAAGGAGCAGGCCGTCGATGATCTCAAATTAAAGTTGGCCATCACGGATTTCGTAGCGGACTTTGCATTCAACTCCACGGAAAAGAAGGTCTATTCCAAGACCGTCGAACATGCCAATCCAGCGATCAAGCTGGCAGTGAACGAACGTAGCACGGTGGAGGCGACGCCGTGGATCTTCTATCAATTCCCGGATTTGTTCGACATCAAAGATTCGAAATATCAGTTCGAGCTGATTGGCTATAAGCCAAAGAAATACACGGGTTTGCAAATTGCCAAGAATCCCGGCGTCAATATTGTCTGGATAGGTTCCACGATGATTGTCGTCGGCATTACGTTGTCTTCTTTCATTTATCACCGCAGGATTTGGACGAAGATCATTCCCGATGGAGATGGCGTTACCGTGCATATCGGAGGAACGACGCACAAGAGTCTTATCGATTTTCAAAAGGAATTTCGTAAGCTTACTGAGAAAATCCACACATTTTCCGCATAG
- the ccsB gene encoding c-type cytochrome biogenesis protein CcsB — MARSLFLFDMTFWLYLASLTLYIAYLFARRPAMAFAPAGHPIENFDERDGAWATQLGQVATLVTIFGWMVNTAALFTRAFERLQHSGTFAPWSNQFEAMAYVSWAIILGYVLLELRYKIKAIGAFVVGIGFIAMGAASLLPYRYQTAEPLVPALNSYWIYIHVSVTLTSYAAFAMAGGLGLMYLFKERAEQHGSKSRFYAAFPDLETIDELGYKAIMIGFPLLAFGIILGAMWANYAWGGYWSWDPKETWSLIVWLIYGAYIHARMTRGWEGRRAAIYAVFGFLMVIFCFWGVNFLLSGLHAYA; from the coding sequence ATGGCCCGCTCGTTGTTCTTATTCGACATGACTTTTTGGCTCTATCTGGCTTCGTTGACCCTCTACATCGCCTATCTGTTCGCGCGCCGTCCTGCAATGGCATTCGCACCGGCAGGACATCCTATTGAGAATTTTGACGAGCGTGACGGGGCATGGGCCACACAACTCGGACAGGTAGCCACGCTTGTGACCATATTCGGCTGGATGGTGAATACGGCCGCGCTCTTCACGCGCGCGTTTGAACGACTCCAACATTCAGGGACGTTTGCGCCCTGGTCGAATCAGTTCGAAGCAATGGCGTATGTGTCCTGGGCGATCATTCTTGGGTATGTACTGCTTGAGTTGCGTTACAAGATCAAGGCGATAGGCGCGTTCGTCGTGGGAATAGGATTTATCGCCATGGGGGCCGCCTCTTTATTGCCCTATCGATATCAAACCGCCGAGCCATTGGTTCCAGCCCTCAATAGCTATTGGATTTATATTCACGTATCCGTGACGTTGACCAGTTATGCTGCATTCGCGATGGCGGGCGGACTCGGCCTGATGTACCTATTTAAGGAACGGGCAGAACAACACGGGAGCAAATCGCGTTTTTATGCTGCATTTCCAGACCTTGAGACGATTGATGAACTCGGATACAAGGCCATCATGATCGGGTTTCCTCTTCTGGCATTCGGCATCATTCTCGGAGCCATGTGGGCTAATTATGCATGGGGGGGGTATTGGAGTTGGGATCCCAAGGAAACGTGGTCGCTTATCGTATGGCTCATCTATGGCGCGTATATCCATGCCCGGATGACCAGGGGATGGGAGGGGCGACGGGCGGCGATTTATGCCGTCTTCGGATTTCTCATGGTCATTTTTTGCTTCTGGGGAGTGAATTTTTTATTGTCGGGACTTCACGCCTACGCTTGA
- a CDS encoding TlpA disulfide reductase family protein encodes MSDQPTTSLSDSTGRSRPLIFVIGAVIFGLVFGIVWMQSAKYEPLVIGKMAPDFALSDLSDKPYRLSDFRGKVVFLNFWATWCKPCREEMPSMEVLNKNFEKDGLVILAVSIDRVTTTKDIPPFVKGMNLTFPVLIDSWGKTDKPYKRMGVPETFIIDQEGIIREIVIGPRDWTRIDSLQILTKLLNVTPKTAAESSIVLERKRG; translated from the coding sequence GTGTCAGACCAGCCGACAACTTCGTTATCAGATTCGACCGGCCGTTCCCGCCCGCTGATCTTCGTCATCGGAGCCGTCATTTTCGGCCTCGTGTTTGGCATCGTTTGGATGCAAAGTGCGAAGTACGAACCCTTGGTCATAGGAAAAATGGCTCCGGATTTTGCTTTGTCTGATCTCAGTGACAAGCCGTATCGGCTGTCCGATTTTCGTGGGAAAGTCGTATTTCTCAATTTTTGGGCTACCTGGTGCAAACCGTGCCGCGAAGAAATGCCTTCGATGGAAGTGCTCAACAAGAACTTCGAGAAGGATGGGTTGGTGATCCTGGCTGTCAGCATCGATCGTGTCACGACGACCAAGGATATTCCTCCATTCGTCAAGGGCATGAACCTGACGTTTCCCGTCCTCATCGATTCTTGGGGAAAGACGGACAAACCGTACAAGCGCATGGGCGTTCCCGAGACATTCATTATCGATCAGGAGGGGATCATTCGTGAGATCGTGATCGGACCCCGTGATTGGACGAGAATCGATAGTCTTCAAATCCTGACGAAACTATTGAATGTGACCCCAAAAACTGCCGCCGAATCCTCGATTGTCTTAGAAAGGAAGAGAGGATGA
- a CDS encoding peroxiredoxin, whose product MKSALSIGAGVAVITLWTTVLTAGVVIPSPVAKRGIVKTGDEAPNFQLRDMEGRLVALSDLRGKVVLLNFWATWCGPCRVEMPAMEELYRTFGRKDFEILAVSTDAQGVTVTRPFQQENHLTFPILHDADFRVGLTYGARTLPMTFMVDRQGIVRHQIFGARDWSAPEAQQLIRLLMKS is encoded by the coding sequence ATGAAGTCCGCTTTGTCCATAGGAGCGGGTGTCGCCGTCATCACATTATGGACAACGGTCCTCACGGCTGGCGTGGTCATTCCCAGTCCCGTGGCCAAGCGGGGAATCGTCAAGACAGGGGACGAAGCTCCTAATTTTCAATTACGGGATATGGAAGGGCGGCTGGTCGCGTTATCGGACCTTCGCGGCAAAGTCGTGCTGCTCAACTTTTGGGCAACTTGGTGCGGGCCCTGCCGAGTTGAAATGCCGGCGATGGAAGAACTGTATAGAACGTTCGGGCGGAAGGATTTTGAAATCCTGGCCGTATCGACGGATGCGCAGGGGGTCACGGTCACCCGCCCATTTCAGCAGGAAAATCATCTGACGTTTCCCATCCTCCACGATGCGGACTTTCGTGTTGGGCTGACATATGGAGCCCGTACCCTCCCAATGACATTCATGGTCGACCGACAAGGTATCGTGCGGCACCAGATTTTTGGCGCACGGGACTGGAGCGCCCCTGAAGCCCAGCAATTGATCCGCTTGTTGATGAAGTCGTAG
- a CDS encoding cytochrome c biogenesis CcdA family protein, translating into MTQSISQISLLAAFSAGLLSFVSPCVLPLVPSYISYITGLSIEQLTDATARSRFKTTIVVNSLLFIAGFSAVFVAFGASASFIGQMLITYQDHIRRVGGVLIIVFGLYLLGILNINFLQMEHRFQFRNRPVGYLGSFLIGVAFAAGWTPCVGPVLGTILLYASTTDSLLNGILLLTSYSLGLGLPLFLTALGVDRFLAYFKQARAYLWGVSTVSGVMLVVVGVMIYANSLTMITSFLERYGIGWYLGQ; encoded by the coding sequence GTGACACAATCAATCTCACAAATCTCGCTGCTTGCCGCATTTTCAGCAGGGCTGCTCTCATTTGTCTCCCCATGCGTCCTGCCGCTCGTCCCATCATACATTTCCTACATTACAGGATTGTCGATCGAGCAATTGACCGATGCGACCGCCCGTTCGAGATTCAAGACCACAATCGTGGTCAACTCGCTCCTCTTCATCGCGGGGTTTTCTGCCGTATTCGTCGCCTTTGGGGCGTCCGCCAGTTTTATCGGGCAGATGCTGATCACCTATCAGGACCATATTAGGAGAGTCGGCGGCGTGCTGATTATCGTGTTCGGGTTGTATTTACTGGGGATTTTGAACATTAATTTCCTGCAAATGGAGCACCGGTTTCAATTCCGTAACCGGCCGGTCGGCTATCTCGGCTCATTTCTCATCGGCGTGGCGTTCGCTGCCGGTTGGACACCATGCGTCGGTCCTGTGCTCGGAACCATTTTGTTATACGCGAGTACTACGGACTCATTGCTAAACGGCATCCTCCTCCTTACGAGCTATTCCCTCGGGCTAGGTCTTCCCCTGTTTCTCACGGCTCTCGGAGTCGACCGGTTTCTAGCCTATTTCAAACAGGCGCGTGCATACCTTTGGGGAGTCTCCACGGTGAGCGGGGTCATGCTAGTGGTCGTGGGCGTGATGATTTATGCGAATTCACTGACGATGATCACGAGCTTCCTGGAACGCTATGGAATCGGATGGTATCTCGGCCAATGA
- a CDS encoding outer membrane protein assembly factor BamD: protein MLSMIRSVIRTQWPGIPLQFMLLIGAFSFAVGCSSTPKNADPTAKKNVSGTDESIFLGDTIEKNYDPNVIMKRGEAFFEKEEYAEAIVEYNHFLDLHRTHVLAPYAAFRVGESQMKRAKGIERDPEPIQKAIESFERLRREYPGSRYDGPSSEKLQECHDLLAQMHLFVGQFYYRRGSYLAAAHRFDQIMKVYPDKSVAPDALYFLALSYHDLGADDWASEKLTLLAEKYPNSTHSKEGAKLLAKINGGKPTAVAAKKQDEPASVEASPSSSGDQSSLAAGVVPETTGSSLRIPSANGLAPSFVTCRIGAWC from the coding sequence ATGCTATCGATGATACGTTCGGTCATACGTACTCAGTGGCCGGGCATTCCGTTACAGTTCATGCTCCTGATCGGAGCCTTCTCCTTCGCCGTCGGGTGTTCAAGCACGCCCAAAAATGCCGACCCTACTGCCAAGAAAAACGTGAGTGGAACGGACGAGTCCATCTTCCTGGGCGATACTATCGAAAAAAACTACGATCCGAACGTCATCATGAAGCGCGGCGAGGCCTTCTTCGAAAAGGAGGAATACGCCGAAGCGATCGTGGAATACAATCACTTCCTCGATCTCCATCGCACGCATGTGCTCGCACCCTATGCGGCGTTTCGGGTCGGTGAAAGCCAGATGAAACGGGCCAAAGGCATCGAACGCGATCCGGAACCTATTCAGAAGGCCATCGAATCGTTCGAGCGATTACGTCGCGAATATCCCGGAAGCAGATACGACGGTCCATCGAGTGAAAAATTGCAGGAATGCCATGATCTCCTGGCTCAGATGCATTTATTTGTCGGACAGTTCTATTATCGAAGAGGGTCATACCTGGCAGCTGCCCACCGGTTTGACCAGATCATGAAGGTCTATCCAGATAAGTCCGTCGCTCCCGATGCCCTATATTTTTTGGCGTTGAGTTACCACGACCTGGGCGCGGATGACTGGGCGAGTGAAAAACTCACGCTGCTGGCGGAAAAGTATCCGAATAGTACACACTCCAAAGAGGGGGCGAAACTGCTGGCCAAAATAAACGGTGGTAAACCGACTGCTGTCGCGGCCAAGAAACAAGATGAGCCCGCATCCGTTGAAGCCTCCCCTTCTTCATCCGGTGATCAATCGAGCCTTGCCGCTGGAGTTGTTCCCGAGACCACTGGTAGTTCCCTTCGCATTCCCTCGGCCAATGGGCTGGCCCCCTCATTTGTAACTTGCCGAATCGGCGCCTGGTGCTGA
- a CDS encoding 3-oxoacyl-ACP synthase III family protein, with the protein MIRTRIIGTGSYLPDRVVPNGELGAGLGTNPAKVLRLTGISERRRATESQASSDLAVEACREALTSGGALASSIEAILVSTTSPDSAFPSTACHVQHRLGCRGVAAFDLAASCSGFLYGLSMADAMIRSGQIKQCLVVSAEVKSSSVDPADADTAFLFGDGAGAVVVRAESGPDQQTQGVLGIRLYADGGRHNLIHIAAGGSRNRATVAAIQANEHKIRMEGGPLFRLAVRKLEQAIRDILKEFGVGLDDIAQILLHQANGRILSCLTERLGVSASKVCSVIERYGNTSSASLPIALDHAVRNGNVHEGDVVLLGSFGGGITWAAGLVKW; encoded by the coding sequence ATGATCCGGACTCGAATAATTGGCACAGGTTCGTACTTGCCAGACCGTGTGGTCCCAAACGGTGAATTAGGCGCCGGTTTGGGAACCAACCCTGCGAAGGTCCTTCGATTAACTGGTATTTCCGAACGTCGTCGGGCGACGGAATCGCAGGCTTCCTCTGACCTTGCTGTTGAAGCATGCCGGGAAGCATTGACGTCCGGAGGGGCCCTCGCCTCGTCAATTGAGGCCATCTTAGTATCGACCACTTCGCCGGACAGCGCGTTTCCGTCTACCGCCTGTCATGTCCAGCATCGGCTCGGTTGCCGTGGGGTAGCGGCGTTCGACCTGGCCGCTTCCTGCTCCGGATTTCTGTACGGACTGTCGATGGCTGATGCCATGATCCGAAGTGGTCAGATAAAACAATGTCTTGTAGTGTCCGCTGAGGTGAAATCTAGTTCGGTTGATCCCGCGGACGCCGACACCGCATTTCTATTTGGGGATGGGGCGGGAGCCGTGGTTGTACGCGCGGAGTCAGGACCCGATCAGCAGACTCAGGGGGTGCTGGGAATCAGATTGTACGCCGATGGGGGGAGGCACAATCTGATTCATATCGCGGCGGGAGGATCGAGAAATCGGGCTACGGTGGCCGCCATCCAGGCGAATGAACATAAGATACGGATGGAGGGGGGGCCGCTTTTTCGTCTGGCAGTCAGAAAGCTGGAACAGGCCATTCGAGATATTTTAAAGGAATTCGGAGTGGGATTGGATGACATCGCGCAAATCCTCCTGCATCAAGCCAACGGTAGGATCCTCTCTTGCCTCACGGAGAGATTGGGCGTGTCTGCATCCAAAGTCTGCTCTGTCATCGAGCGGTATGGCAACACTTCGTCGGCTTCTTTGCCAATAGCATTGGACCATGCAGTTCGGAACGGCAACGTTCACGAGGGCGACGTGGTGCTACTGGGGAGTTTCGGAGGAGGAATTACATGGGCTGCAGGATTGGTCAAATGGTAA
- a CDS encoding DUF47 family protein — MFGLIPREEAFFELFKKAAHNMIEGSRLLAGMMKDLRSPIDQAKRIKDVEHIGDGITHDIALRLNQTFITPIDREDIHDLASALDDILDVAEAVADRFVLYKVTQPTPMAVRLAEILYQASVAVGRGVDRLGLPHPQIQECSVQVNSLENEADRVSRDAISELFEKETDPIAVIKWKEIYEGFEAGTDRCEDVANILERISIKHH, encoded by the coding sequence ATGTTCGGATTGATACCGAGAGAAGAAGCCTTCTTCGAATTGTTCAAGAAGGCGGCTCATAACATGATCGAGGGAAGTCGTCTGCTTGCCGGGATGATGAAAGATTTACGGTCCCCCATTGATCAGGCCAAACGGATCAAGGATGTCGAACATATCGGGGACGGCATCACACATGACATCGCACTTCGGTTGAATCAGACCTTTATCACTCCGATCGATCGCGAAGATATTCACGATCTCGCCAGCGCGTTGGACGACATTCTGGACGTGGCGGAGGCCGTGGCTGACCGTTTCGTCCTGTACAAGGTGACACAGCCGACACCGATGGCCGTCAGGCTTGCGGAGATCTTGTATCAGGCTTCAGTCGCAGTCGGGCGTGGGGTCGACCGGCTTGGGCTGCCGCATCCGCAAATTCAGGAATGCAGCGTTCAGGTGAACAGCCTCGAGAACGAGGCCGACCGCGTATCCCGTGATGCCATATCCGAACTCTTTGAGAAGGAAACGGACCCTATCGCGGTCATCAAGTGGAAAGAGATTTACGAAGGGTTCGAAGCCGGAACCGACCGCTGCGAAGACGTCGCCAACATCCTGGAACGAATCTCCATTAAACATCACTGA
- a CDS encoding inorganic phosphate transporter, with translation MPDLGGMLLLVIFLALLFDFSNGWHDSANAIATVVSTRVVPPFVAVMGAGILNIAGAFMSTAVAKMVGSGIVDPASVTQQMVAAALAGAILWNLFTLLLGLPTSSSHALIGGLVGAGVTHGGWSTVKFSGLRSVLEAMVLSPFFGFAIGLSFMVIISWLFFRVARSVATKLFKRLQLLSACFMAFSHGANDAQKAMGIITLALLSAGEIQTAEVPTWVIGSCAIAMGLGTAVGGWQIVRTLGMGIVKLEPVHGFAAETGAAAVLMVTAHIGLPVSTTHTITSSVMGVGAIKRLSAVRWGVTRRILYAWIFTLPGAAILASIIYVLGAKFS, from the coding sequence ATGCCTGATCTCGGCGGAATGCTTCTCCTTGTCATTTTTCTCGCACTGCTGTTCGATTTTTCGAACGGATGGCACGACAGCGCCAACGCGATCGCGACGGTCGTGTCCACGAGAGTCGTCCCCCCGTTTGTGGCCGTGATGGGCGCGGGAATACTGAACATCGCGGGAGCGTTCATGTCGACGGCGGTTGCCAAAATGGTCGGGTCGGGCATCGTGGATCCGGCATCCGTGACTCAGCAGATGGTTGCGGCTGCCTTGGCGGGCGCCATCTTATGGAACCTGTTTACCCTGCTCCTGGGTCTTCCGACGAGCTCTTCCCACGCGTTGATCGGCGGCTTAGTTGGAGCGGGAGTGACGCACGGCGGATGGAGTACGGTGAAATTTTCCGGCCTTCGGTCCGTTCTGGAGGCAATGGTACTGTCACCGTTCTTCGGATTTGCCATAGGACTGTCGTTCATGGTGATCATCAGCTGGTTGTTTTTTCGCGTGGCCCGCAGCGTGGCGACAAAACTCTTCAAACGCCTGCAATTGTTGTCCGCCTGTTTCATGGCCTTCAGCCACGGAGCGAACGATGCGCAAAAAGCGATGGGGATTATTACCCTCGCGCTGCTGTCTGCCGGTGAGATTCAGACGGCCGAGGTGCCCACCTGGGTCATCGGCTCCTGTGCCATAGCCATGGGACTGGGTACGGCAGTTGGCGGATGGCAGATCGTCCGTACGCTGGGTATGGGAATCGTCAAATTAGAGCCTGTCCATGGATTTGCCGCTGAAACCGGGGCTGCTGCCGTGTTGATGGTCACCGCCCATATCGGGCTGCCGGTCAGTACAACCCACACCATTACTTCTTCAGTGATGGGAGTCGGGGCCATCAAGCGCCTCTCGGCCGTTCGATGGGGTGTGACAAGGCGGATTCTCTATGCCTGGATCTTTACTCTTCCCGGCGCAGCCATTCTCGCCTCGATCATCTACGTGCTCGGCGCCAAATTCTCATAG